A stretch of Pangasianodon hypophthalmus isolate fPanHyp1 chromosome 9, fPanHyp1.pri, whole genome shotgun sequence DNA encodes these proteins:
- the LOC113529841 gene encoding ras-related protein Rab-19, whose translation MQWCKWAGKWKSHLPGQSTGAQEEDACDFLFKIIFIGDSNVGKTCVIHSFKSGEFRDKQHNTIGVDFTVHTMDIDGKKVKMQIWDTAGQERFRTITQNYYRSAHGAMIAYDLTRRSTFDSLPDWIHAVEQYGVANVVFVLIGNKCDLQPHRQVLFEDACTLAEQKGALAALETSAKENHNVQEAFELMARELIVRNGGIVPQETLSDSPNLLLYSQTHPINEVESPEKKSCDC comes from the exons ATGCAGTGGTGCAAATGGGCTGGCAAATGGAAATCTCACCTACCAGGACAG TCCACAGGAGCACAGGAAGAGGACGCCTGTGATTTCCTATTTAAAATTATCTTCATTGGAGACAGCAACGTGGGAAAGACATGCGTCATCCACAGCTTCAAGTCTGGAGAGTTCAGAGACAAACAGCATAACACTATTGGTGTAGACTTCACTGTTCATACCATGGATATTGATGGCAAGAAGGTGAAG ATGCAGATATGGGACACAGCTGGCCAGGAGCGTTTCCGGACCATCACACAGAATTACTACCGCAGTGCTCATGGGGCTATGATCGCCTATGACCTGACACGCCGTTCCACCTTTGACTCACTACCTGACTGGATACATGCAGTAGAACAGTATGGAGTTGCCAATGTAGTCTTTGTTCTTATAG GTAATAAATGTGACCTGCAGCCCCACCGACAAGTGTTGTTTGAAGATGCCTGCACTCTGGCTGAACAGAAGGGTGCTCTGGCTGCCCTAGAGACATCAGCTAAGGAGAACCATAACGTACAAGAAGCCTTTGAGCTAATGGCACGGGAGCTGATAGTACGAAATGGAGGCATAGTCCCGCAGGAAACCCTGTCCGATTCCCCAAATCTCCTTCTATATTCTCAGACTCACCCAATCAATGAGGTGGAGTCCCCAGAGAAGAAGTCTTGTGACTGCTGA
- the hdhd5 gene encoding haloacid dehalogenase-like hydrolase domain-containing 5: MAEFISRLSMFRFGWQALKLSRAAQMRRYSSPSQSSHNSFGLLFDIDGVLVRGKTPIPAAKQCFRNLVDGNGKYKVPVVFVTNAGNSVRQTKAEQLSHLLEVEVSPDQVMLSHSPLRVFSQFHKTCVLVSGQGPVVEVAHNLGFQNVVTIDMLREAYPLLDVVDHNRRPKDMVPPSKDLQPIEAVILFGEPIRWETNLQLIVDVLLTNGKPGNPVTSPHYPHIPVLACNMDLLWMAEAKSPRFGHGMFLLCLESIYKKITGYDLQYEALIGKPSVVTYNYAELLIRQQAEKLGWTKPVQRLYAIGDNPMADIYGANLYNRYLQSMHHGRAQVHAQGGSASQVAHDFHYETVDDAKNSGKVLVGGSYEHRLPESCSSILVCTGVYNREQQELSPEQTVTEQRIFHGHRDFRFDPTLTQPSFVVQDVFEAVELVFQQEGSSLQ; encoded by the exons ATGGCAGAGTTCATTTCGCGATTGAGCATGTTTAGATTCGGGTGGCAGGCTCTGAAACTGAGCAGGGCAGCGCAAATGCGGCGCTACAGCAGT CCTTCCCAGTCCAGTCACAACTCTTTTGGTCTGCTTTTTGACATTGATGGGGTCCTGGTCCGTGGAAAAACCCCCATTCCAGCAGCCAAGCAGTGCTTTAGGAATCTGGTGGatggaaatggaaaatataAAGTCCCGGTGGTCTTTGTGACCAATGCCGGGAACTCTGTCCGGCAGACCAAAGCAGAGCAGCTCTCTCATCTTCTAGAAGTAGAG GTGTCACCAGATCAGGTCATGTTGTCCCACAGTCCTTTACGGGTCTTCAGTCAGTTCCATAAGACGTGTGTGTTAGTGTCTGGACAGGGGCCGGTTGTGGAAGTTGCACACAA TTTGGGCTTTCAGAATGTTGTCACCATTGATATGCTCCGAGAGGCGTACCCTCTGCTGGACGTGGTGGATCACAATCGCAGACCCAAGGACATG GTTCCTCCATCCAAGGATCTCCAACCAATTGAAG CTGTCATTCTCTTTGGTGAGCCAATCAGATGGGAGACTAACCTTCAGCTGATTGTGGATGTTCTCCTGACCAATGGGAAGCCAGGAAATCCTGTGACATCACCGCATTACCCACATATCCCTGTGCTGGCCTGCAACATGGACCTGTTATGGATGGCAGAGGCAAAGAGTCCTCG ATTCGGTCATGGAATGTTCCTGTTGTGCTTGGAGAGCATCTATAAGAAGATCACAGGTTATGACCTGCAGTATGAGGCTCTGATTGGGAAGCCCAGTGTGGTGACCTATAACTACGCAGAGCTGCTGATCAGACAGCAAGCAGAGAAGCTGGGCTGGACAAAACCTGTCCAAAGACTGTATGCCATTGG GGACAACCCCATGGCTGACATCTATGGTGCAAACCTGTATAACCGCTACTTGCAGTCAATGCACCATGGCAGGGCTCAGGTACATGCACAAGGTGGCTCAGCCAGTCAAGTAGCGCATGATTTCCACTATGAAACAGTTGATGATGCAAAAAATTCAGGCAAGGTGTTGGTCGGGGGCTCATATGAGCACCGTCTACCTGAGAGCTGCAGCTCCATCCTGGTGTGCACTGGCGTCTACAACAGGGAGCAGCAGGAACTCTCCCCTGAGCAAACAGTCACAGAGCAGCGCATCTTCCATGGGCATCGGGATTTCCGCTTCGATCCAACCCTGACCCAGCCTTCATTTGTAGTTCAGGATGTATTCGAGGCTGTGGAGCTTGTCTTCCAGCAAGAAGGCTCTAGTCTGCAATAA
- the ccdc77 gene encoding coiled-coil domain-containing protein 77, with the protein MMDSSPTRQRVREGCETKQETDSPLPPISERLAYLRPSRELLEFYRQKVAQFDAEHDDLLQLLEKYKSTTEDQHKLQWEVRQREEEIAELQKALSDMQVYLFQEREQALRLYAENDRLKIKELEDRKKIQQLLALVGPDAGEITYFHREPPHKVTIPQKKLQPRTQEYGNVAKPRPGSSKEGGKRLSKSGGGETNSEQYKKDNQTLLLQVEALQAQLEEQTRLAKEQVESLLEDRRIHMEEGQVQRQRDQERLAALTEKLQRTQNLLYESTRDFLQLKFESRSHEKSWMVEKDRLLREMDSCQERLRETRSFQEQPGAFTTPLLLTQPTPESSQMHRDEIRALQEDLKQAHKLADMYREQCVGLETDLAQIREEGDVGREIFKERSDKMAKRLQLMTQRYEALEKRRSMEVEGFKTDIKHLRQKLKDVEKQLFKVTLNVGPDQDLAILHEVRQSNARTKKIQNELKSLKAKIYGLENELRFS; encoded by the exons ATGATGGATTCTTCACCAACACGGCAGCGTGTCAGAGAAGG CTGTGAGACTAAGCAGGAGACCGACTCCCCACTGCCTCCCATCTCTGAGCGCTTGGCTTATCTCAGACCATCTCGTGAGTTGCTGGAGTTTTACAGACAGAAAGTAGCTCAGTTTGATGCAGAACATGATGACCTGCTGCAGCTGCTTGAGAAGTATAAGAGCACTACAGAGGACCAG CACAAGCTGCAGTGGGAAGTGCGTCAGCGGGAAGAGGAGATAGCAGAACTGCAGAAGGCTCTGAGTGACATGCAGGTTTACCTCTTCCAGGAGCGAGAACAGGCTCTTCGGCTATATGCTGAGAACGACCGCCTTAAGATCAA AGAGCTTGAAGACCGGAAGAAGATTCAGCAACTTTTAGCACTGGTGGGCCCAGATGCAGGCGAGATCACCTATTTTCACAGAGAGCCTCCACACAAG GTCACTATTCCACAAAAGAAACTCCAACCCAGAACGCAGGAGTATGGAAATGTGGCAAAACCAAGGCCTGGATCatctaaag AGGGGGGTAAGAGACTGTCCAAAAGTGGAGGAGGTGAGACAAACTCTGAGCAGTACAAGAAAGATAACCAGACACTTTTACTACAG GTGGAGGCACTGCAGGCACAGCTGGAAGAGCAGACACGCCTGGCTAAAGAGCAGGTGGAGTCCCTGCTGGAGGACAGAAGAATTCACATGGAGGAGGGGCAGGTCCAGCGGCAGAGAGACCAGGAGAGACTCGCTGCATTAACTGAGAA ACTCCAGCGCACGCAGAACTTACTCTATGAGAGCACCAGAGACTTCCTGCAGCTGAAGTTTGAAAGTCGATCTCATGAGAAGAGCTGGATGGTGGAGAAGGACAGGCTCCTGAGAGAGATGGACTCGTGCCAGGAGAGGCTGAGGGAGACACGCAGCTTCCAAGAGCAGCCAGGAGCCTTCACAACCCCATTGCTCCTCACCCAACCTACTCCAGAGAGCAGCCAGATGCATCGTGATGAGATCAGG GCACTACAAGAGGATTTGAAGCAAGCCCATAAGCTAGCAGACATGTACAGAGAGCAGTGTGTAGGTCTGGAGACTGATCTGGCACAGATCCGAGAGGAAGGAGACGTAGGCCGAGAGATCTTCAAG GAGCGCTCAGACAAAATGGCCAAGCGTCTCCAGTTAATGACTCAGCGTTATGAAGCTCTGGAAAAGAGGCGATCCATGGAGGTGGAAGGCTTCAAGACTGACATCAAACATCTGCGACAGAAACTCAAAGATGTGGAGAAGCAGCTCTTTAAG GTGACTCTTAACGTGGGCCCAGATCAGGACTTGGCCATCCTGCATGAAGTTCGACAGTCAAACGCCCGCACCAAGAAAATCCAGAACGAATTAAAAAGCTTAAAAGCAAAGATATACGGACTGGAGAATGAACTAAGATTCagctga